DNA sequence from the Cohnella herbarum genome:
TAACCGCCGTAAAAATACTAAATTGCGAATAAACAGAAACAGGAATAAGCAATCTGGATAACGCAACACCCCATAGAACGATAAACGTCATTTTCGGAACCTTATTCAGAAGCAGGAAACGAAAGCATACAACCGCAAGAATGAAGCAGGAAGCCGATACGCTCATTTCAAGAAACGACATCCCCCACCTCATTGCAATTTCTCAATCAGTTGCTTTAATCGGATAATTTCCTCGGACGTCAGGCGTTTCTGCCCCAGCAGTGAAGCGACCAGTCTATCGGGAGCGCCGTTATACAATTTATTGATGAGCTCCGTTGTTTCATGTTCTTGCACCTGTTCTCTCGTCACAAGCGCACGGCATACGAAATTCGGCTCTTGCCGCTCAATCGCCCCTTTATCGAGGCACTTCTTAATGACCGTATAGGTGGTAGTCTTGCTCCAGCCTATTTTTTCCTTTGTTATTTCCGCGATCTTCTTTGCCGTCGTATCCCCTTCTTGCCACAAAATTTCCATAATATTAAGCTCGCTATCAAACAGTTTTATGCTCATAAGAAATCCCCTCCGTTCTACTGCACTAGAACATTACTATTATATTCTATTGCAGTAGAACGATTTAGTCAATCCGGTTTGAAGTTGTTTTACAACAAGTGACCCTTGGCTTCCGAAAATACTTAATCCGCAAAACGAAAAAGCCCGCGGTTTCCGCGGACTTCATTCGGGATCGGATTATGATTAATAAAATTCTCCCTAGATGTATTTCACCAAATTCTTGACTAATCGCTCCAGGCAATCTTGATCGATTCCATCAAATCGACCTTTGCTTGGACTGTCAATATCCAGAACTCCGATCAGTTCATCGTCTTTAATGAGCGGGATCACGATTTCCGATTGCGAAGCTTCATCGCATGCAATATGACCCGGAAACAAATGGACGTCGTCCACTCTAATCGTTTCCCTCTTTTGAGCTGCAGTTCCGCAGACCCCTTTACCTATCGGTATTCTAATGCAAGCCGGCATCCCTTGGAACGGTCCAAGTACAAGCTCGCCTGACTTCAACAGATAAAAGCCGACCCAATTTACATCGGTTAAAAATAGATTCAGTAGCGCCGAAGCATTGGATAAGTTCGCAATCCTATCGGTTTCGCCTTCAAGCAGCGATGAAAGTTGTTGCGTAACCAATTGGTAGTTTTGTTGTTTCGTTCCTGTATAGCTTTCTTTTTGAAACATTTTCTCCACCTCGACATTAGATGATTCCATAATGATATCATCCATTTTTATTTTATGATAGGATCATAGAAAACCTTCCATTGAGGTGAGTGGCATGTGTTATACGGATCCAAATTGGAGTACATCCGTACTGATCACCATTGATACACAAAACGACTTCGCCTTATCCAACGCTCCAGCCGAGATAAAAGGAACTTCCGATGTGTTGCCGAACATGAAACGCGTGTTGGATACCTACCGCTAGTCCCTCGCCTCTATAGGAAAACCAATCAGCACATTAAACTGGTCTCCGCTAACCTCGATTCGGATATCCCCGCCCTGCAATTCGACAATACTTTTGGCAATGGCTAGCCCTAGCCCTGACCCTTCGGTATGGCGGGATTCGTCGGCCCTCTTAAATCTTTCGAACAACTCATCCGGAGCAAAATCGATCTCGTACTGGGCGGTATTCTGAATTTGAAAAGTTACACGGCCGTCCACCTCGTCAAGATATACATAAACTCTCGTGCCTGGAAGCGAATATTTAAGGGCGTTGGAAAGTAAATTCTCGAACAATCGCCAAGTTTTGTTCCCATCCAGATAGGCGTAAATATGGGGTTTGCTCATTTTCATGCGAAGAAATAACGAGGAATGTTCGAATTTATCTTTGAATTCCGCCACGGCTTGATCTAAAAGCGCTACAACGTCGATTCGCTGAATATCGAGTTCTATCGTTCCGCTAGCCATCTTCGACGCCTCGAATAAATCCTCGATTAGCGCTTTAAGTCTCGACGATTTGCGGTCCAGCACCTCCACGTAAGCTCCTATTTTTTCGGATCCCGGCTGTTCTTTCTTAAGTAAATCGACGTAATTAATAATGGATGTGAGCGGCGTCTTCAAATCGTGCGACACGTTCGTAATGAGCTCCGATTTGAGACGTTCGCTTTTCATTTGCACCTCAAGCGCTTTTCGATAACCTATCTTCATGTTATTGATATGGGAGGCGAGATCGGAAATTGGCCCCTTCCCTTTGATCTCGATTTTTGCCTGTAGATTCCCTTGGGTGATTTCCTTCGTTTCGAGCAATAAGCGACGGAACTTCCCGGCGAAATTTAATACCGCGGGTAAGATAACGAGCACGTAGAAACACATGTACAGAATAAGCCACTTCTCATCGACATAGCGATAGTAGCCGTATAACCGATAGCCGACGATTCCCGCGGCAGCCGATAGAAGAGCGAACGAAACGATCGGAAGCGCAATTCGATATTCCATGATCCCGCCTTGCCATGTACGCAAATACCTAAGCAGGAGACTGTTTCTCCATTGTTTAAGTAGGTTATCCGGTGCTACGAGAAGATGGGCAATTCGAAGAACGAAGACGCCGAATGCGACTAAAAATATGGTTATGACGTAACTTAAGGCAATATCCGAACGGTAACCCCAGAAGGATAAATTGCCGATTCCCAGTACGATCAGCCACCAGATACCCGCAGCTCCCAATAGCCGAATATCGAAAGAAAATCGACCGATCGAATTTGAGATTTTTTCGTATTGTCGCTTGAATCCGGCGAATGGATTACTTGCTTTCCATTTTGTATCCAATCCCCCACACCACCTTCAAGTATTTCGGATCCTTCGGGTTGATTTCGATCTTTTCGCGAATATTTCGAATGTGTACGGCAACGGTATTCTCGGACGCATAAACAGGTTCATTCCATACCTTCTCGTAAATTTCGTCGATGGAGAATACTCTCCCCTTATTCACCATAAGCAGTTCTAAAATTTTGTATTCTTTAGGCGTAAGCCTGACTTCTTCGCCGTCGACCACGACCGTTCTGGAGCTTCTGTCCAAAGCAAGACCGCGGATTACGATCTGGTCATCGGCCATCTTGTGCGATCCCAGATTCGTAAACCGCCTTAATTGCGATTTTACTCT
Encoded proteins:
- a CDS encoding BlaI/MecI/CopY family transcriptional regulator translates to MSIKLFDSELNIMEILWQEGDTTAKKIAEITKEKIGWSKTTTYTVIKKCLDKGAIERQEPNFVCRALVTREQVQEHETTELINKLYNGAPDRLVASLLGQKRLTSEEIIRLKQLIEKLQ
- a CDS encoding GAF domain-containing protein; this encodes MFQKESYTGTKQQNYQLVTQQLSSLLEGETDRIANLSNASALLNLFLTDVNWVGFYLLKSGELVLGPFQGMPACIRIPIGKGVCGTAAQKRETIRVDDVHLFPGHIACDEASQSEIVIPLIKDDELIGVLDIDSPSKGRFDGIDQDCLERLVKNLVKYI
- a CDS encoding HAMP domain-containing sensor histidine kinase, which encodes MDTKWKASNPFAGFKRQYEKISNSIGRFSFDIRLLGAAGIWWLIVLGIGNLSFWGYRSDIALSYVITIFLVAFGVFVLRIAHLLVAPDNLLKQWRNSLLLRYLRTWQGGIMEYRIALPIVSFALLSAAAGIVGYRLYGYYRYVDEKWLILYMCFYVLVILPAVLNFAGKFRRLLLETKEITQGNLQAKIEIKGKGPISDLASHINNMKIGYRKALEVQMKSERLKSELITNVSHDLKTPLTSIINYVDLLKKEQPGSEKIGAYVEVLDRKSSRLKALIEDLFEASKMASGTIELDIQRIDVVALLDQAVAEFKDKFEHSSLFLRMKMSKPHIYAYLDGNKTWRLFENLLSNALKYSLPGTRVYVYLDEVDGRVTFQIQNTAQYEIDFAPDELFERFKRADESRHTEGSGLGLAIAKSIVELQGGDIRIEVSGDQFNVLIGFPIEARD
- a CDS encoding response regulator transcription factor; this encodes MPKHNVLIVDDEAEILEALTIYLSSEDIVVFTASNGVEALAVLEMETIHLIIMDIMMPQMDGIKTTFKIREHLNIPIVLLSAKSENTDKIMGLNIGADDYITKPFNPMELVARVKSQLRRFTNLGSHKMADDQIVIRGLALDRSSRTVVVDGEEVRLTPKEYKILELLMVNKGRVFSIDEIYEKVWNEPVYASENTVAVHIRNIREKIEINPKDPKYLKVVWGIGYKMESK